One window from the genome of Romeriopsis navalis LEGE 11480 encodes:
- a CDS encoding cobalt-precorrin-6A reductase codes for MTQRILILGGTGDAAKVIDRVATLPKVELIASLAGRTPKPNIPTVGRVRRGGFGGVAGLAQFLQTEKIDLVIDATHPFAAQISHNAAVAATQQGIPRLLLNRLGWQRRSDDCWIDVADQAAAAAVLPGLADRIFLTIGRQELKAFAHLDQLWFLMRMITPPDPPIPPGKVLLQQGPFSVEDEKALMQKYRVGAIVSKNSGGNATYAKIIAARELGLPVVMIPRPALPVGEVVHDVDAVVAWVERQLESRQAPRRDASV; via the coding sequence ATGACTCAACGCATCCTTATTCTTGGTGGAACCGGTGATGCGGCGAAAGTGATTGACCGCGTTGCCACGTTACCGAAGGTTGAGCTGATTGCATCCCTGGCCGGGCGCACCCCCAAACCGAACATTCCGACGGTGGGCCGAGTGCGTCGGGGGGGGTTTGGGGGCGTAGCCGGTCTGGCGCAGTTTTTGCAGACCGAAAAAATTGATTTAGTGATTGATGCTACACATCCGTTTGCCGCTCAAATTTCTCATAATGCGGCGGTGGCAGCGACGCAGCAGGGGATTCCCCGACTGCTACTCAATCGTTTGGGTTGGCAGCGCCGATCGGATGATTGTTGGATTGATGTGGCTGATCAGGCGGCAGCGGCGGCCGTGTTGCCTGGGTTGGCGGATCGAATATTTTTGACGATCGGTCGTCAGGAACTCAAAGCCTTTGCCCACTTGGATCAGCTTTGGTTCCTGATGCGGATGATTACGCCGCCTGACCCGCCCATCCCGCCGGGGAAAGTGCTGTTACAACAAGGCCCATTTTCGGTTGAGGATGAAAAAGCGTTGATGCAGAAATATCGTGTGGGGGCGATCGTCAGTAAAAACAGCGGGGGCAATGCCACCTATGCCAAAATCATTGCGGCCCGGGAATTAGGTTTACCCGTCGTCATGATTCCCCGTCCGGCGTTGCCAGTGGGTGAGGTGGTGCATGATGTTGATGCTGTAGTGGCTTGGGTGGAGCGACAGCTTGAAAGCCGTCAAGCACCTCGGCGTGATGCTTCGGTGTAA
- a CDS encoding precorrin-8X methylmutase, whose amino-acid sequence MLDYIRVGSEIYDKSFAMIRAEADLSQVPEDLEKLVVRLIHSSGMTDIVSDVAASKGAGAIGRAVLANGAPIICDAQMVAHGVTRSRLPANNEVICTLKHPETPALAKQIGNTRSAAAIDFWLPQVEGAVVAIGNAPTALFRLLELIDEGAPKPALILGFPVGFVGAAESKAELAANSRGVPFITLHGRRGGSAIAAAAVNALAQEKE is encoded by the coding sequence ATGCTGGATTACATACGGGTAGGCAGTGAAATATACGATAAATCCTTTGCCATGATTCGGGCCGAGGCTGATTTATCCCAGGTGCCGGAAGACTTAGAAAAGCTCGTAGTGCGGCTGATTCATTCTTCAGGGATGACGGACATTGTGTCGGATGTGGCGGCTTCTAAAGGCGCGGGGGCGATCGGACGGGCCGTATTAGCCAATGGCGCACCGATTATCTGTGATGCGCAGATGGTTGCGCATGGAGTGACCCGTAGTCGTTTGCCAGCAAACAACGAAGTGATTTGTACCCTGAAGCATCCCGAAACACCGGCCTTAGCCAAACAGATTGGCAATACCCGATCGGCTGCTGCAATCGACTTCTGGCTACCGCAAGTGGAAGGCGCTGTAGTGGCGATCGGCAATGCGCCCACGGCGTTATTTCGCTTACTCGAATTGATTGATGAAGGTGCCCCCAAACCGGCTTTGATTCTGGGTTTCCCAGTGGGATTTGTCGGCGCAGCGGAGTCAAAGGCAGAACTCGCGGCCAATAGTCGCGGAGTGCCATTCATTACGTTGCATGGGCGACGGGGTGGCAGCGCGATCGCGGCAGCAGCGGTGAATGCCCTGGCACAGGAGAAGGAATAA
- the cbiE gene encoding precorrin-6y C5,15-methyltransferase (decarboxylating) subunit CbiE — protein MDKWLSVVGIGDDGLAGLSPVAMSHLQQARLIVGGKRHLAMLADDKLEGDDRPQIAWSGPIADTITQILTHRPTPTCILASGDPMCYGIGTTLMRHLPLTEMTIFPAPSAFSLACSRLGWPLPEVETISLCGRDPALLNAVMYPGAKILVLSSDRTTPATVANCLIEKGYGNTQMTVLEHLGGPQERQIQGLARDWTHTDMQNLNTIALECPPDVLGFTRFPGLPDDAYQHDGQLTKREVRAITLSTLAPKPGELLWDVGGGSGSISIEWMRHHHRCQAITIESHPERLRTIAHNAANLGVPNLQIIDGRAPAALQNRPTPDAIFIGGGLTVEGVFETCWATLKPGGRLVANGFTVQTEQRLFELQQIYGGELNRIAIQRAQPIGKFLGWKSLAPVTQWCVTKLQ, from the coding sequence ATGGACAAATGGCTCTCTGTCGTTGGCATTGGGGATGATGGTCTCGCGGGGCTGAGTCCCGTTGCCATGAGTCATCTCCAGCAAGCGCGCCTGATCGTTGGGGGCAAACGTCATTTAGCAATGTTGGCGGACGATAAGTTAGAAGGCGACGATCGACCCCAAATTGCTTGGTCTGGCCCCATTGCTGACACGATCACCCAAATTCTTACCCATCGGCCTACGCCCACCTGCATTCTCGCCAGCGGCGACCCCATGTGTTATGGCATCGGCACCACCTTAATGCGTCATTTGCCATTGACTGAAATGACCATCTTTCCGGCTCCCTCCGCCTTCAGCTTGGCCTGTTCTCGTTTGGGGTGGCCCCTCCCAGAAGTTGAGACCATCAGCCTTTGCGGCCGCGATCCTGCTTTACTAAATGCCGTGATGTATCCCGGTGCCAAGATTTTGGTGTTGAGTAGCGATCGCACCACCCCCGCAACAGTTGCCAACTGCCTTATCGAGAAGGGCTACGGCAACACGCAAATGACCGTCCTTGAACATCTTGGTGGCCCGCAAGAACGGCAAATCCAAGGTCTGGCCCGCGATTGGACGCATACGGATATGCAAAATCTCAATACGATCGCCCTCGAATGTCCGCCCGATGTTCTTGGATTCACCCGCTTTCCCGGTCTGCCTGATGATGCCTACCAGCATGACGGCCAACTGACTAAACGCGAGGTTCGGGCGATTACGTTATCAACCTTGGCCCCTAAACCGGGTGAATTACTCTGGGATGTGGGTGGGGGTTCTGGCTCGATCAGCATTGAGTGGATGCGCCACCACCATCGATGTCAGGCAATTACAATCGAATCCCACCCTGAACGCTTACGGACAATCGCCCATAATGCCGCAAATCTTGGTGTCCCCAACCTTCAAATCATCGACGGACGTGCGCCTGCTGCTTTACAAAACCGGCCCACCCCAGACGCAATTTTTATCGGCGGTGGATTAACTGTAGAAGGAGTATTTGAAACCTGCTGGGCCACCTTAAAACCCGGTGGTCGATTAGTCGCCAACGGTTTCACAGTGCAAACAGAACAACGGCTTTTTGAACTTCAACAAATCTACGGCGGTGAACTTAATCGCATCGCAATCCAACGGGCCCAACCCATCGGTAAATTCTTGGGGTGGAAATCGCTGGCACCCGTGACCCAGTGGTGTGTGACCAAACTACAATAA
- the cobJ gene encoding precorrin-3B C(17)-methyltransferase, giving the protein MEVAVVVLNQQSVAIGQQVVAALPDAKLYGFAKRVSDVDQTFDEFGDTVQTLFRQGTAVIGVCASGILIRTIAPLLGNKWQEPPLLAVAEDGSAVVPLLGGVSGANALAHQVGQILQTVPAITTAGEIRFRTSLLSPPAGYELVNPDDGKDFLAALLAGQSVRIIGQTDWLDAAKLPVDDGADLSIVVGEGGEPGPDCLVYRVVGPLNPPILGDFELSVGGVDQIPPSPPSKGGDKIKVPLLKGDLGGSQTSQQTYQLPGRLAIIGTGPGCIDWMTPEVRRVLETSTDWFGYKTYLNLVEPLRTTQNRHESDNREELDRARAALDFAATGKSVVMVSSGDPGIYAMAAAVFEAMETDAKTTWQDLNLQVCPGISAMQGAAALIGAPIGHDFCAISLSDILKPWEVIEQRIAQAAQADFVMAFYNPISSQRRWQLEKAKEKLLEYRDGTTPIVLAENVGRPGQNIRVKHLGDLQSEDANMRTMILVGSSKTRVFEQGGRQWVYTPRRYDR; this is encoded by the coding sequence ATGGAAGTTGCGGTAGTAGTACTAAATCAGCAAAGTGTGGCGATCGGGCAGCAAGTGGTTGCGGCGTTACCCGATGCAAAATTATATGGTTTCGCTAAACGTGTATCGGATGTCGATCAAACTTTCGATGAGTTTGGCGATACGGTGCAGACATTGTTTCGGCAGGGTACAGCAGTGATTGGGGTTTGTGCCTCGGGAATTTTGATTCGGACGATCGCGCCGCTGTTAGGGAATAAATGGCAGGAGCCACCGTTGTTGGCGGTTGCGGAAGATGGCAGCGCAGTCGTACCACTCCTTGGTGGTGTCAGCGGGGCGAATGCCTTGGCGCATCAGGTGGGGCAGATTTTGCAGACTGTACCGGCGATTACGACAGCCGGAGAGATTCGGTTTCGGACTTCGTTGTTGTCGCCACCAGCGGGTTATGAGCTGGTGAATCCCGATGATGGGAAAGATTTTCTGGCAGCACTTTTAGCGGGGCAGTCGGTGCGGATTATCGGGCAAACGGATTGGTTGGATGCGGCGAAGTTGCCGGTGGATGATGGGGCGGATTTGTCGATCGTCGTTGGAGAAGGTGGGGAGCCTGGGCCTGATTGTTTGGTGTATCGCGTGGTCGGCCCCCTAAATCCCCCAATTCTGGGGGACTTTGAATTGTCGGTGGGTGGCGTGGACCAGATCCCCCCTAGCCCCCCTTCAAAAGGGGGGGACAAGATCAAAGTCCCCCTTTTGAAGGGGGATTTAGGGGGATCACAAACTTCGCAACAAACCTACCAACTTCCAGGACGCCTAGCTATCATCGGCACTGGTCCCGGCTGCATCGATTGGATGACGCCCGAAGTCCGACGTGTACTCGAAACATCTACTGACTGGTTCGGCTACAAAACCTATCTCAACTTGGTCGAGCCACTTCGTACAACCCAGAATCGTCACGAGTCAGATAACCGCGAGGAACTCGATCGTGCCCGTGCCGCCCTCGATTTTGCAGCTACAGGAAAATCGGTAGTGATGGTTTCATCCGGTGATCCGGGGATTTATGCGATGGCGGCGGCGGTGTTTGAAGCCATGGAGACGGATGCGAAAACAACTTGGCAGGATTTAAATCTTCAGGTCTGTCCAGGGATTTCAGCGATGCAGGGGGCGGCGGCTTTGATTGGGGCACCGATCGGGCACGACTTCTGCGCGATTTCGCTCTCCGACATTCTCAAACCGTGGGAGGTGATTGAACAGCGAATTGCCCAGGCAGCGCAGGCGGATTTTGTGATGGCGTTTTACAATCCGATTTCGAGTCAGCGGCGGTGGCAGTTGGAAAAAGCGAAGGAAAAACTGTTGGAATATCGGGATGGGACAACGCCGATCGTCCTGGCGGAAAATGTCGGGCGTCCGGGCCAAAATATTCGGGTGAAGCATTTAGGCGATCTGCAAAGCGAGGATGCCAATATGCGCACGATGATTCTCGTTGGTTCGAGCAAAACCCGTGTGTTTGAGCAAGGGGGGAGGCAATGGGTTTATACGCCGCGCCGGTACGATCGGTGA
- the cobI gene encoding precorrin-2 C(20)-methyltransferase, producing MTETKMGTLYGIGLGPGDPELLTLKGYRILQSVPIVAYPKSPDGRCISRSIVADYLKPEQTEIGMDFPFKLAESSQPKYDYWAGVLAEHLAAGQDIAVLCEGDPFFFGTFMYLFNRLSPQFPTEIIPGVSSVMASASMLRTPLTYRNDVFTVLSGILPAEKLTKQLQHTDAAVVMKLGRNFEKVRNVLKDVGLIDRALFVERATTDRQRIVPILEVDPAEVPYFSIIVIPSEWDWAKG from the coding sequence ATGACTGAAACTAAAATGGGCACATTGTACGGCATCGGTCTAGGACCTGGCGATCCAGAATTGCTAACGCTGAAGGGGTATCGAATTTTGCAGTCGGTGCCGATCGTCGCTTATCCGAAGTCGCCCGATGGTCGGTGCATTTCACGCAGCATTGTAGCGGATTACTTAAAGCCAGAGCAGACGGAAATTGGCATGGATTTCCCGTTTAAACTTGCGGAGTCCTCCCAGCCGAAATATGACTACTGGGCCGGAGTTTTGGCAGAGCATTTAGCCGCCGGACAGGATATTGCGGTGCTCTGTGAAGGCGATCCGTTTTTCTTCGGCACGTTCATGTATTTGTTTAATCGCTTATCACCGCAGTTTCCCACAGAGATTATTCCGGGTGTGTCTTCAGTGATGGCCAGTGCATCAATGTTACGTACACCGCTGACTTATCGGAATGATGTGTTTACGGTACTTTCGGGAATTCTGCCAGCGGAGAAACTGACGAAACAGTTGCAGCATACAGATGCGGCGGTGGTGATGAAACTAGGGCGGAATTTCGAGAAAGTGCGGAATGTGCTGAAGGATGTGGGACTCATCGATCGGGCCTTATTTGTCGAACGGGCGACCACCGATCGACAACGCATCGTCCCAATTCTCGAGGTCGATCCAGCCGAAGTGCCGTATTTCTCGATCATTGTGATTCCGAGTGAATGGGATTGGGCAAAGGGCTAA
- the cobG gene encoding precorrin-3B synthase, translating into MVVSISSIAASSRAGVSSATFSSTPSRADGDACPGLFYQTAAQDGFLTRIRLPGGVLNCAQATLIADVAAQFGQGQVWLTNRANVQLRLPEPEIAPAIVAQLQDLGLAARLPEVDHLRNVMASPTAGIDVAAVMDTSGLVQAIDQYFSSHPELAPLSAKFSVGLDGGEGVSIGDRRNDVWFVATSASQMRLLFGQRDTWLMCSPGNVIELVAAISQMYLEFAPQIPVSVNEHRRSRKPRWGDVVDYLGCDRVCKQLNGRGAFPAPTTTHETNVNEPSETRSGNVKKMAFPAPMTTHETNVDEPSERRSVGAIKLKGAGYAPLRWEQHFDHIGVHDQSQCGLAYVGMIVPLGRLLSNQLHQLSQLAQTYGNGELRLTPWQNLIIPNIPKTRLTEFQQTLESLGFAYDQTHPAGGIVACRGLPGCGASFTETQIDAAKITQHLADSVKLDQPINIHVSGCGKGCAQPSGSDIALMGTEHGYDIYLRDSNQTFGRLLVTSIVPTQLPEVIARIVRRYQRSREPDESFSQFTQRYEIKQLQEIFGLGVS; encoded by the coding sequence TTGGTCGTTAGTATTTCGAGTATTGCTGCGTCGTCACGCGCTGGCGTTAGTTCTGCCACTTTCAGTTCCACCCCTTCAAGGGCTGATGGTGATGCTTGTCCAGGATTGTTTTATCAAACCGCTGCGCAGGACGGGTTTCTGACTCGTATTCGCTTGCCCGGTGGTGTTTTGAATTGTGCGCAGGCGACGTTGATCGCTGATGTGGCGGCGCAGTTTGGGCAGGGGCAGGTGTGGCTGACGAATCGGGCAAATGTGCAGTTACGGTTGCCGGAACCGGAGATTGCCCCAGCGATTGTCGCGCAGTTACAGGATTTGGGATTAGCGGCACGGTTGCCGGAAGTCGACCATCTGCGCAATGTGATGGCGAGTCCGACAGCGGGGATTGATGTAGCGGCAGTGATGGATACAAGCGGTTTGGTGCAGGCAATTGATCAGTATTTCTCCAGTCATCCAGAGTTAGCGCCTTTGAGTGCGAAGTTCAGCGTTGGGTTGGATGGTGGGGAAGGTGTGAGTATTGGCGATCGCCGCAATGATGTTTGGTTTGTTGCCACATCAGCCAGCCAGATGCGGTTGTTGTTTGGACAACGCGATACGTGGTTGATGTGTTCACCGGGCAACGTCATTGAGTTAGTGGCAGCAATTAGCCAGATGTATTTAGAGTTTGCACCGCAGATTCCGGTGTCGGTGAACGAACATCGGCGTAGTCGAAAACCCCGTTGGGGGGATGTGGTGGATTATTTAGGATGCGATCGGGTTTGCAAACAGTTGAATGGTAGGGGCGCGTTTCCCGCGCCCACGACCACCCATGAAACCAACGTGAATGAACCATCCGAAACGCGATCGGGGAATGTAAAAAAAATGGCATTTCCCGCGCCCATGACCACCCATGAAACCAACGTGGATGAACCATCTGAAAGGCGATCGGTGGGGGCAATAAAATTGAAGGGCGCGGGATACGCGCCCCTACGGTGGGAACAACATTTTGATCATATTGGGGTGCATGACCAATCACAATGTGGTTTGGCTTATGTCGGGATGATTGTGCCGTTGGGTCGTCTGTTATCCAATCAATTACACCAACTATCACAATTGGCTCAAACCTATGGCAACGGCGAATTACGACTGACCCCTTGGCAAAATTTGATTATTCCGAATATCCCCAAAACTCGGTTAACAGAATTTCAACAAACGCTTGAATCACTAGGATTTGCTTACGATCAGACTCATCCAGCCGGTGGCATAGTTGCTTGCCGTGGACTGCCTGGTTGTGGGGCATCCTTCACCGAAACGCAAATTGATGCGGCCAAAATCACCCAGCATTTAGCCGATTCCGTCAAACTGGATCAGCCGATTAATATTCATGTGAGCGGTTGTGGAAAAGGCTGTGCGCAACCCTCCGGCAGTGATATTGCGCTGATGGGGACTGAGCATGGGTATGACATTTATCTCCGGGATAGCAATCAAACCTTTGGGCGATTATTAGTCACATCGATCGTCCCCACCCAATTGCCCGAAGTCATCGCCAGGATTGTGCGCCGTTATCAACGATCGCGCGAACCAGATGAATCGTTTAGTCAATTTACGCAACGCTACGAGATAAAGCAGTTACAAGAAATTTTCGGTTTGGGTGTGAGCTAA
- a CDS encoding AZOBR_p60025 family cell surface glycopolymer formation protein — protein MKLTVRRNVIFASLITLCVYLFCYWTKFQGNITGFFRIGSIIPLSPYLDATKALIYQGELGYDGHLFLSLAFDPLLQNPATILALDNPLYRYRRIFYPMLGYLLGLGNPRLIPAALVAINALCISSLVGLMGWGLRQTREPRWHALLVLCIPGVWLTFIFSTADLVSTTLLVLAICCFRYRRPWATGIAIAAGCLTRETLLLGWLSLVICAIGDRNWRQVKILFMSLIPVVSWNVYVLVRLSQQGSSSAGLNFTQPLVDIGGKFAALISGGWQMKNLFEAYLFLLLIGVFCLTFYLLRKKSSRIGQTRSNRRFDNRVLWIYAGFLALLFAFSNELIFTYYVGYGRVFMDIFCLLLLVLGQPRTWLKVLPFFIAIIPCFAMLGFAQ, from the coding sequence ATGAAATTGACAGTTCGTCGAAACGTGATTTTCGCCAGTTTAATTACGTTGTGCGTATACTTATTTTGCTACTGGACAAAATTTCAGGGCAACATCACAGGCTTTTTTCGAATTGGTTCAATCATTCCCCTCTCGCCTTACCTGGATGCGACTAAAGCGCTGATTTATCAGGGGGAATTGGGCTATGACGGTCATCTGTTTCTGAGTCTTGCATTTGACCCGCTGTTGCAAAATCCGGCAACGATTCTGGCCTTAGATAATCCGCTGTATCGTTACCGGCGGATTTTCTATCCAATGTTGGGCTATCTGTTGGGCCTTGGTAATCCTCGCTTAATTCCCGCCGCGCTTGTGGCGATCAATGCGCTTTGCATCAGTAGTTTGGTGGGCTTGATGGGTTGGGGACTTCGCCAAACTCGCGAACCCCGATGGCATGCTTTACTTGTACTTTGTATCCCTGGCGTCTGGCTGACATTCATCTTCTCAACTGCTGATTTAGTTAGCACAACCCTGTTGGTTTTGGCAATTTGTTGTTTCCGGTATCGACGTCCATGGGCTACCGGTATTGCCATTGCCGCTGGTTGTCTAACCCGAGAAACATTGCTGCTGGGCTGGCTGTCCTTGGTGATTTGTGCGATCGGCGATCGGAACTGGCGTCAGGTCAAAATCTTGTTCATGAGTTTGATTCCGGTCGTGAGCTGGAACGTCTATGTTCTTGTAAGACTGTCGCAGCAGGGGAGTAGCAGCGCTGGTTTGAATTTCACCCAACCTTTGGTTGACATTGGGGGAAAATTTGCTGCCCTGATTTCGGGTGGGTGGCAAATGAAAAATCTGTTTGAGGCGTATTTGTTTCTGTTGTTGATTGGCGTGTTTTGCCTGACGTTTTATTTATTGCGCAAAAAGTCCAGTCGGATTGGTCAGACCCGCTCAAATCGTCGTTTTGATAACCGCGTGCTGTGGATCTATGCTGGGTTTCTAGCCTTGCTGTTTGCCTTTAGTAATGAGCTAATTTTCACTTACTATGTGGGTTATGGCCGGGTTTTTATGGATATTTTCTGCCTATTACTATTGGTTTTGGGACAGCCTCGAACCTGGCTGAAAGTCTTGCCATTTTTTATTGCCATAATCCCTTGTTTCGCAATGCTCGGATTTGCCCAATAG